In Actinoplanes derwentensis, the following proteins share a genomic window:
- a CDS encoding SGNH/GDSL hydrolase family protein, giving the protein MTRYVAIGDSFTEGLGDTQPDGTERGWADLVASGLAASLAEKGETVEYANLAIRGRLLAPIVHDQLEAALALDPKPTMISFNGGGNDMLRRGVTIAHLVELTEHALQRATGTGVHMVVLSGADPADHIPFGSTFRRRGEELTAAVAAILPRYDNVTFVDCFRDRELRRGDYWSADRLHLNTNGHRRVASLVLAGLGHATAAHILDPSTPTSSGGLLAEARYYGQHVLPWINRRLRGRSSGDNRDPKYATWTPITT; this is encoded by the coding sequence ATGACACGCTACGTCGCGATCGGCGACAGTTTCACCGAGGGCCTCGGCGACACCCAGCCCGACGGCACCGAGCGCGGCTGGGCCGACCTGGTCGCCTCCGGCCTCGCCGCCTCCCTCGCCGAGAAGGGCGAGACGGTGGAATATGCGAACCTCGCCATCCGTGGCCGCCTCCTCGCACCGATCGTGCACGATCAGCTGGAAGCAGCCCTGGCACTCGACCCGAAACCGACGATGATCTCCTTCAACGGCGGCGGCAACGACATGCTGCGCCGCGGAGTCACCATCGCCCACCTGGTCGAACTGACCGAGCACGCGCTGCAGCGCGCCACCGGGACCGGCGTGCACATGGTCGTCCTGAGCGGCGCCGACCCGGCCGACCACATCCCGTTCGGCAGCACGTTCCGCCGCCGCGGCGAGGAGCTGACCGCCGCCGTCGCCGCAATCCTGCCCCGCTACGACAACGTGACGTTCGTCGACTGCTTCCGCGACCGCGAACTGCGCCGCGGCGACTACTGGTCCGCCGACCGCCTGCACCTGAACACCAACGGCCACCGCCGGGTCGCCAGCCTGGTCCTGGCCGGCCTGGGCCACGCCACAGCCGCCCACATCCTGGACCCGTCCACCCCCACGAGCTCCGGCGGCCTGCTGGCCGAGGCCCGCTACTACGGCCAGCACGTCCTCCCGTGGATCAACCGCCGTCTCCGGGGCCGCTCCTCAGGCGACAACCGAGACCCCAAATACGCAACCTGGACCCCGATCACCACCTGA
- a CDS encoding M28 family metallopeptidase yields MSHDDATPTRRRSLRAVGAAVLITALTVAPASAASAGGHGHGGKGDPCAKQANDTYAEVLKCVTLDGVLDHLKAFQRIADRSTDPNYPGTRAAGTKGYADSVKYVSGLLRKAGYKVTLDPFEFQFNFPVLLQQLTPVSASYGSGSFTNAPSGDVTGPVIPVDVNLTGDRATTSGCSADDFTTLDFSGPNDIALIQRGGTTPDGAACSFVVKAQNAQAAGAEAVIIFNQGNNPTRETLIVGTLGDDPGVTIPVVGASFADGAALAAAGSTAHVRVLPPETRTDVNVIADLPGRNKNNVVFAGSHLDSVTEGPGINDNGSGSAAILETALTLAKSKPQNSLRFAWWGAEEEGLLGSAAYVAELSQAEKDKIALYLNYDMVGSPNYIFQVYDADESSFPAPVVVPPGSTAIEELFESYYTWKKLPYDDAEFSGRSDYQAFIEAGIPSGGLFTGAEVVKTEEQAAIWGGTAGASFDPNYHQPGDTIDNLDLTALEINSDLIAFAQLTFAFSTEPVNGVRGKPVPGKPVRLPAPAGPQGTFVTDGGHAPHDHQPSA; encoded by the coding sequence ATGAGTCACGACGACGCCACGCCCACCCGGCGGCGATCGCTACGGGCGGTCGGCGCGGCCGTTCTGATCACCGCGCTGACCGTCGCTCCGGCGTCCGCGGCTTCGGCAGGCGGTCACGGGCACGGCGGCAAGGGCGACCCATGCGCGAAGCAGGCCAACGACACGTACGCTGAAGTGCTGAAATGTGTGACGCTCGACGGCGTGCTGGACCATTTGAAAGCATTCCAGCGGATCGCCGACCGCAGCACCGACCCGAACTACCCGGGCACCCGGGCGGCGGGCACGAAGGGCTACGCGGACAGCGTCAAGTACGTGTCCGGGCTGCTCCGCAAGGCGGGCTACAAGGTCACGCTGGACCCGTTCGAGTTCCAGTTCAACTTCCCGGTGCTGCTGCAGCAGTTGACGCCGGTGAGCGCGTCGTACGGGTCGGGTTCCTTCACCAACGCCCCGTCCGGTGACGTCACCGGCCCGGTCATCCCGGTCGACGTCAACCTGACCGGCGACCGTGCCACCACCAGCGGCTGCTCGGCGGACGACTTCACCACCCTGGACTTCAGCGGCCCGAACGACATCGCCCTGATCCAGCGCGGTGGCACCACACCGGACGGCGCGGCCTGCTCCTTCGTGGTCAAGGCGCAGAACGCGCAGGCGGCCGGTGCCGAAGCCGTGATCATCTTCAACCAGGGCAACAACCCGACCCGGGAGACCCTGATCGTCGGCACCCTCGGTGACGACCCCGGCGTCACCATCCCGGTCGTCGGCGCCAGCTTCGCCGACGGCGCCGCCCTCGCCGCGGCCGGCTCGACCGCGCACGTGCGGGTACTGCCGCCGGAGACCCGGACCGACGTCAACGTGATCGCCGACCTGCCCGGCAGGAACAAGAACAACGTGGTGTTCGCCGGTTCGCACCTGGACAGCGTCACCGAGGGCCCCGGCATCAACGACAACGGTTCCGGTTCGGCGGCGATCCTGGAGACCGCGCTGACGCTGGCCAAGAGCAAGCCGCAGAACTCGCTGCGGTTCGCCTGGTGGGGCGCCGAGGAGGAGGGCCTGCTCGGCTCCGCGGCGTACGTCGCCGAGCTGTCCCAGGCGGAGAAGGACAAGATCGCGCTGTACCTGAACTACGACATGGTCGGCTCGCCGAACTACATCTTCCAGGTGTACGACGCGGACGAGTCGTCGTTCCCGGCCCCGGTCGTGGTGCCGCCCGGTTCGACGGCGATCGAGGAACTGTTCGAGTCGTACTACACCTGGAAGAAGCTGCCGTACGACGACGCCGAGTTCTCCGGCCGCTCCGACTACCAGGCGTTCATCGAGGCGGGCATCCCGTCCGGTGGCCTCTTCACCGGCGCCGAGGTCGTCAAGACCGAGGAGCAGGCGGCCATCTGGGGTGGTACGGCCGGCGCGTCGTTCGACCCGAACTACCACCAGCCCGGCGACACCATCGACAACCTGGACCTGACGGCGCTGGAGATCAACAGTGACCTGATCGCGTTCGCCCAGCTCACCTTCGCCTTCTCGACCGAGCCGGTGAACGGTGTTCGCGGTAAGCCGGTACCCGGCAAGCCGGTGCGACTGCCGGCCCCGGCCGGTCCGCAGGGCACCTTCGTGACCGATGGCGGGCACGCCCCGCACGATCACCAGCCTTCCGCATAG
- a CDS encoding Uma2 family endonuclease, translating into MSAETFGRYLPPVITLDDLAAMNAADPNGHRYELSPEGALSVMPPADSEHAAIAGRIFAWLVLAGWPGEQLLQAVGIKLPGPAGDGGGRIPDLTIWSAPQPRVVWLPTTDLVLAVEIVSPGSASMDRTTKVQEYAAAGIPRYWLVERDTAQTVTLYSLEEDGTYDVTTKMPLAWLLQTQPADHGLKA; encoded by the coding sequence ATGAGTGCTGAGACCTTCGGTAGGTATCTACCCCCCGTCATCACGCTCGATGATCTTGCGGCCATGAACGCCGCCGACCCGAACGGGCATCGGTACGAATTGAGCCCCGAGGGAGCCCTGTCGGTAATGCCGCCGGCCGATTCAGAACACGCCGCGATCGCCGGCCGCATCTTCGCCTGGCTCGTACTGGCCGGATGGCCCGGCGAACAACTTCTCCAGGCGGTCGGCATCAAGCTTCCCGGGCCGGCTGGAGACGGCGGCGGCCGAATTCCCGATCTGACGATCTGGTCGGCACCGCAACCTCGAGTCGTGTGGTTACCGACGACCGACCTGGTGCTGGCCGTCGAAATCGTCTCTCCCGGTTCAGCATCTATGGATCGCACCACCAAGGTGCAGGAGTACGCCGCGGCCGGAATCCCTCGCTATTGGCTGGTCGAGCGAGACACCGCTCAGACGGTCACCCTTTACTCGCTGGAGGAAGACGGCACCTACGACGTGACGACGAAGATGCCTCTCGCCTGGCTTCTTCAGACCCAGCCGGCCGATCACGGGCTCAAGGCCTGA
- the gabT gene encoding 4-aminobutyrate--2-oxoglutarate transaminase: MSIEQQRRLVTELPGPRSQELMARKVSAVASGVGTTMPVFVAAADGGIVVDVDGNQLIDLGSGIAVTTVGAANPRVVAAVTEQVAAFTHTCFMVTPYDGYVAVAEALNRLTPGDHDKRTALFNSGAEAVENAVKIARAYTKKDAVVVFDHAYHGRTNLTLAMTAKNKPYKHTFGPFAPEVYRVSGSYPYRDGVLDGRKAAARALDQIEKQIGADNLAALVIEPVQGEGGFIEPAPGFLPALADWCRANDVVFVADEVQTGFARTGDMFASEREGVVPDLIVTAKGIAGGLPLSAVTGRAEIMSAPHEGGLGGTYGGNPIACAAALAAIAAIEEDGLVERAREIETLVKGRFDKIKDDRIGDVRGRGAMLAVELVQSGGDVPDPQLAKDVAKAAHARGVIVLTCGTYGNVLRFLPPLTISDALLDDAFDVIATALEEAR; this comes from the coding sequence GTGAGCATTGAGCAGCAGCGCCGGCTGGTGACCGAACTTCCCGGCCCTCGATCCCAGGAACTGATGGCCCGCAAAGTGTCAGCGGTGGCCAGTGGTGTCGGCACCACGATGCCGGTCTTCGTGGCGGCGGCCGACGGTGGCATCGTCGTCGACGTCGACGGCAACCAGCTGATCGACCTGGGTTCCGGCATCGCCGTGACCACGGTCGGCGCGGCCAACCCGCGCGTGGTGGCGGCGGTGACCGAGCAGGTGGCGGCGTTCACGCACACCTGTTTCATGGTGACGCCGTACGACGGTTACGTGGCGGTCGCCGAGGCCCTGAACCGGCTCACCCCGGGTGACCACGACAAGCGGACGGCCCTGTTCAACTCGGGCGCCGAAGCCGTCGAGAACGCTGTCAAGATCGCTCGGGCGTACACGAAGAAGGACGCGGTCGTGGTGTTCGACCACGCTTACCACGGCCGGACCAATCTGACCCTGGCGATGACGGCGAAGAACAAGCCGTACAAGCACACGTTCGGCCCGTTCGCCCCCGAGGTGTACCGGGTCAGCGGCTCCTACCCGTACCGCGACGGGGTGTTGGACGGCCGCAAGGCCGCCGCCCGCGCGCTCGACCAGATCGAGAAGCAGATCGGCGCGGACAACCTCGCCGCCCTGGTCATCGAGCCGGTGCAGGGTGAGGGCGGGTTCATCGAACCGGCCCCGGGGTTCCTGCCGGCGCTGGCCGACTGGTGCCGGGCGAACGACGTGGTGTTCGTGGCCGACGAGGTGCAGACCGGTTTCGCGCGCACCGGCGACATGTTCGCCTCCGAGCGTGAGGGTGTCGTCCCGGATCTGATCGTGACCGCCAAGGGCATCGCCGGCGGGCTGCCGCTGTCCGCGGTGACCGGCCGCGCCGAGATCATGTCGGCGCCGCACGAGGGTGGCCTGGGCGGCACCTACGGAGGCAACCCGATCGCCTGCGCCGCCGCGCTCGCGGCCATCGCGGCCATCGAAGAGGACGGGCTGGTCGAGCGGGCCCGCGAGATCGAGACCCTGGTCAAGGGACGCTTTGACAAGATCAAGGACGACCGGATCGGCGACGTACGGGGCCGCGGAGCCATGCTCGCCGTCGAACTGGTCCAGTCCGGCGGCGACGTACCGGACCCCCAGCTGGCGAAGGACGTCGCCAAGGCCGCACACGCACGGGGTGTGATCGTGCTGACCTGCGGTACCTATGGCAACGTGCTGCGTTTCCTGCCGCCGCTGACGATCAGCGACGCCCTGCTCGACGACGCTTTCGACGTGATCGCTACCGCTCTGGAGGAAGCCCGATGA
- a CDS encoding glycosyltransferase, translated as MVRPRISVVIPAYNEESMIGPCLEAVLTQSRAADEVIVVDNNSTDRTAEILHEFRGRVIVLHEPLQGVQHARNRGLDSATGEVIVRIDADTRLPFGYLAEVEATFGDPLVDAATGPVNYYDVTMPRVAARGDALVRGIWTVPNGRLDWVFGANMAIRRPIWQAVSAQLCDGEQVHEDLDLGMHLRAGGYTVRYERRLLAGTSSRRVKGDFAGFRHYLLMTERGYAQHVGRLRRGSYARAWMTARFLLVMYPMMRWLHTSHHRRHGLPAVTARKNPMSSV; from the coding sequence ATGGTCCGGCCGCGCATTTCCGTAGTCATTCCGGCATACAACGAAGAATCAATGATCGGCCCGTGCCTGGAGGCCGTTCTGACGCAGTCCCGGGCCGCTGACGAGGTCATCGTCGTCGACAACAATTCGACCGACCGGACCGCGGAGATCCTGCATGAATTCCGCGGGCGGGTGATCGTGCTCCACGAGCCGCTTCAGGGAGTGCAGCACGCCCGCAATCGGGGTCTCGACTCGGCGACCGGTGAGGTGATCGTGCGGATCGACGCGGACACCCGGCTGCCGTTCGGCTACCTGGCCGAGGTGGAGGCCACCTTCGGTGATCCGCTGGTGGACGCGGCGACCGGGCCGGTCAACTATTACGACGTGACGATGCCGCGGGTGGCAGCTCGGGGTGACGCACTGGTCCGCGGCATCTGGACGGTGCCGAACGGCCGTCTGGACTGGGTCTTCGGCGCGAACATGGCGATCCGGCGGCCGATCTGGCAGGCGGTGTCGGCGCAGCTCTGCGACGGCGAGCAGGTTCACGAGGACCTGGATCTCGGCATGCATCTGCGGGCCGGTGGTTACACGGTGCGTTATGAGCGGCGGCTGCTGGCCGGCACGTCGTCACGCCGGGTCAAGGGTGATTTCGCCGGGTTCCGGCACTACCTGCTGATGACTGAGCGGGGGTACGCGCAGCACGTCGGCCGGCTGCGGCGGGGTTCGTACGCCCGGGCCTGGATGACCGCCCGGTTCCTGCTGGTGATGTATCCGATGATGCGCTGGCTGCACACCAGTCACCACCGGCGGCACGGACTACCGGCGGTGACGGCCCGCAAGAACCCGATGTCGAGCGTCTAG
- a CDS encoding NAD-dependent succinate-semialdehyde dehydrogenase produces MTIPVIDPATLETIDSVKDNDIPDALKAVDAAAEAFKSWKKTPPRRRSEILHRAYELMIRDRDELAKTITRENGKSLSDATGEITYAAEFFRWFAEEAVRPGGDFGESPAGGTRTLVTHRPVGVAALVTPWNFPAAMITRKIGPALAAGCTAVVKPAAETPLTALAIARLLTEAGLPDGVITVVTTSDSAGVVGAWLDDERVRKISFTGSTQVGRVLLRHAADRVVNSSMELGGNAPFVVADDADLDAAVAGAMIAKFRNGGQACTAANRFYVHTAVRDEFVARFGAAVEKLTVGPAADGAAIGPLISETALHRVTKSVDEAVAAGARISHRTTTPDAPGWFYPPTVLVDVPADAPILQEEIFGPVAAITTWSTDEELLDLVNDSEYGLAAYVYSGDLLRALRLGEAIDAGMVGVNRGLVSDPSAPFGGVKQSGLGREGAREGLREFQETQYLSVDWPA; encoded by the coding sequence ATGACGATTCCGGTGATCGATCCGGCCACTCTCGAAACCATCGACTCGGTGAAGGACAACGACATCCCGGACGCGTTGAAGGCCGTCGACGCGGCTGCCGAGGCGTTCAAGTCCTGGAAGAAGACCCCGCCCCGGCGGCGTTCGGAGATCCTGCACCGGGCGTACGAACTGATGATCCGCGACCGTGACGAACTCGCGAAGACGATCACCCGGGAGAACGGCAAGTCGCTGTCCGACGCGACCGGCGAGATCACGTACGCCGCCGAGTTCTTCCGCTGGTTCGCCGAAGAGGCGGTGCGGCCCGGCGGGGACTTCGGCGAGTCCCCGGCCGGTGGCACCCGGACCCTCGTCACGCACCGGCCGGTCGGGGTGGCCGCCCTGGTCACGCCCTGGAACTTCCCGGCCGCCATGATCACCCGCAAGATCGGCCCGGCACTGGCCGCCGGTTGCACCGCGGTGGTCAAACCGGCCGCCGAGACCCCGCTGACCGCCCTCGCGATCGCCCGCCTGCTCACCGAGGCCGGGCTGCCGGACGGCGTGATCACCGTGGTCACCACCTCCGACTCGGCCGGTGTCGTCGGGGCCTGGCTGGACGACGAGCGGGTCCGCAAGATCTCCTTCACCGGCAGCACGCAGGTCGGCCGGGTACTCCTGCGGCACGCCGCGGACCGGGTGGTGAACTCGTCGATGGAACTCGGTGGCAACGCGCCGTTCGTCGTCGCCGACGACGCGGACCTGGACGCGGCAGTGGCCGGGGCGATGATCGCCAAGTTCCGCAACGGCGGGCAGGCGTGCACCGCGGCGAACCGGTTCTACGTGCACACGGCGGTGCGGGACGAATTCGTGGCGCGGTTCGGCGCCGCGGTGGAGAAACTGACCGTCGGCCCCGCGGCCGACGGGGCCGCGATCGGGCCGCTGATCAGCGAGACCGCCCTGCACCGGGTGACGAAGTCGGTGGACGAGGCGGTCGCCGCCGGTGCCCGGATCAGCCACCGGACCACGACTCCGGACGCGCCGGGCTGGTTCTACCCGCCGACCGTACTGGTGGACGTACCCGCCGACGCGCCGATCCTGCAGGAGGAGATCTTCGGCCCGGTCGCGGCGATCACCACCTGGTCCACCGACGAGGAGTTGCTGGATCTGGTGAACGACAGCGAGTACGGCCTGGCGGCCTACGTCTACTCCGGTGACCTGCTGCGTGCGCTCCGGCTAGGCGAGGCGATCGACGCCGGCATGGTCGGCGTCAACCGGGGTCTCGTCTCCGACCCGTCGGCCCCGTTCGGCGGCGTCAAGCAGAGTGGCCTGGGCCGGGAGGGCGCCCGCGAGGGCCTGCGCGAGTTCCAGGAGACCCAGTACCTGAGCGTCGACTGGCCCGCCTGA
- a CDS encoding PadR family transcriptional regulator encodes MRITVPTARVLAALLADPGADRYGLELMQSTGLASGSLYPILHRLQGAGWVEARWEEIDPAAQGRPARRFYRLTADGAVDARQALAALHAQTALPAPRIKPA; translated from the coding sequence ATGCGGATCACGGTACCGACCGCGCGGGTACTCGCCGCGCTCCTCGCCGACCCCGGAGCGGACCGCTACGGTCTCGAACTCATGCAGTCCACCGGCCTCGCCAGCGGCAGCCTCTACCCGATCCTGCACCGCCTCCAGGGCGCCGGCTGGGTCGAGGCCCGCTGGGAGGAGATCGACCCAGCCGCCCAGGGCCGCCCGGCACGCCGCTTCTACCGCCTCACCGCCGACGGTGCCGTCGACGCCCGGCAGGCCCTCGCCGCGCTGCACGCCCAGACCGCCCTGCCCGCCCCGAGGATCAAGCCGGCCTAG
- a CDS encoding DivIVA domain-containing protein, translating into MPLTPADIHNVAFKKPPIGKRGYDEEEVDAFLDEVESELTRLLEENGALKDNLQRGGGGGGGNPAATMVLNNEFADLAAQLERLQEARARAEQNARSVQEQLQRARTQAPSGALPALSGGDDDRNSRVLMMAQRTADEHMRDAQRESETLITGARDKADQLTSEAAIKAATIEADARRNHTEAMDSLVEKRSAALDEIERLGQLATSYQEALTNHVTQQLMDLTAAPEPGGREI; encoded by the coding sequence ATGCCGCTCACTCCAGCTGACATTCACAACGTGGCGTTCAAGAAGCCGCCGATCGGGAAGCGTGGATACGACGAGGAGGAGGTCGACGCCTTTCTGGACGAGGTGGAATCCGAACTCACCCGCCTTCTGGAGGAGAACGGCGCGCTGAAGGACAACCTCCAGCGCGGTGGTGGCGGTGGCGGCGGCAACCCGGCGGCGACCATGGTTCTGAACAACGAGTTCGCCGACCTGGCCGCTCAGCTGGAGCGTCTGCAGGAGGCCCGCGCCCGGGCCGAGCAGAACGCCCGCAGCGTCCAGGAGCAACTCCAGCGCGCCCGCACACAGGCTCCGTCCGGTGCGCTCCCGGCGCTCTCCGGCGGCGACGACGACCGCAACTCCCGGGTGCTGATGATGGCCCAGCGGACCGCCGACGAGCACATGCGCGACGCGCAGCGCGAGTCCGAGACGCTGATCACGGGTGCCCGCGACAAGGCCGACCAGCTCACCAGTGAGGCGGCGATCAAGGCCGCGACCATCGAGGCCGACGCCCGGCGCAACCACACCGAGGCGATGGACAGCCTGGTGGAGAAGCGTTCCGCGGCCCTCGACGAGATCGAGCGGCTCGGTCAGCTGGCGACCAGTTACCAGGAAGCGCTGACGAACCACGTCACCCAGCAGCTGATGGACCTGACCGCGGCACCCGAGCCGGGTGGCCGCGAGATCTGA
- a CDS encoding MFS transporter — MRDRLLPLLALAGAAFCYVATETMPIGILTLVSGDLGVTPAAVGLLITGYAVTVAVVTIPLTYAARNVSRRRLMVGLLAVLVLANLVSAVAGSYAVLLGARLLGSLSQAIFWAVVAPVVTAMFDVAVRGRVNAVVFAGASLGPMLGVPAGTWIGQLYGWRAAFLALTVLALAAFAALAVSMPTVEIRAGHAATGTRPDRRRFAVLVAVTTLSVAGLYASFTYTEVFLTGVTGFAAAALAPLLLARGVADFAGIAAGGWASDRWQRGSVTGSTAVLAAALIALWVVAESRPFTAVLMAVTGFGIGALTPALQNRVLEVAPGSTDMASAVNSVAFNVGIAAGSLIGAAVLDGPGARATALAGGLLTLAALALFLAEPLFVRRTPEVVRR, encoded by the coding sequence ATGCGGGATCGGTTGCTGCCGTTGCTGGCGCTTGCGGGGGCGGCCTTCTGTTACGTGGCCACCGAGACGATGCCGATCGGGATTCTGACGCTCGTCTCGGGGGATCTGGGTGTCACGCCGGCGGCGGTCGGGCTGCTGATCACCGGGTACGCCGTGACGGTTGCCGTGGTGACCATTCCGTTGACGTACGCCGCCCGGAATGTGTCTCGTCGGCGGTTGATGGTCGGGCTGCTGGCCGTGCTGGTGCTGGCGAACCTGGTGTCCGCCGTCGCCGGGTCCTACGCCGTTCTGCTCGGCGCCCGGCTGCTGGGCTCGCTCTCCCAGGCGATCTTCTGGGCCGTTGTCGCGCCGGTGGTGACGGCCATGTTCGACGTGGCGGTCCGGGGGCGGGTCAACGCCGTGGTGTTCGCGGGGGCCTCGCTCGGGCCGATGCTGGGTGTGCCGGCCGGTACCTGGATCGGTCAGCTGTACGGCTGGCGGGCCGCTTTCCTGGCGCTGACGGTGCTGGCGCTCGCCGCGTTCGCCGCCCTGGCCGTGAGCATGCCGACCGTCGAGATCAGGGCCGGTCACGCGGCCACCGGCACCCGTCCTGACCGGCGGCGGTTCGCGGTTCTGGTCGCCGTGACCACCCTGTCGGTGGCGGGGTTGTACGCGTCGTTCACCTACACCGAGGTGTTCCTGACCGGGGTGACCGGGTTCGCGGCCGCCGCCCTCGCCCCGCTGCTGCTGGCGCGGGGTGTCGCCGACTTCGCCGGGATCGCCGCCGGGGGCTGGGCCAGTGACCGGTGGCAGCGCGGTTCGGTGACCGGTTCGACGGCGGTGCTCGCGGCCGCCCTGATCGCACTCTGGGTGGTGGCCGAATCCCGGCCGTTCACCGCGGTGCTGATGGCGGTCACCGGGTTCGGTATCGGCGCGCTCACCCCGGCGCTGCAGAACCGGGTTCTGGAAGTCGCGCCGGGTAGCACCGACATGGCGTCGGCCGTCAACTCGGTGGCGTTCAACGTCGGCATCGCGGCCGGTTCGCTGATCGGTGCGGCGGTGCTCGACGGTCCGGGCGCGCGGGCCACGGCTCTGGCCGGTGGGCTGCTCACGCTGGCCGCGCTGGCTCTGTTCCTGGCCGAACCGCTGTTCGTGCGCCGTACCCCCGAGGTTGTCCGCAGGTGA
- a CDS encoding LysR family transcriptional regulator translates to MMELRHVRYFVATAEAGTASGAAARLHLTQPGLSRQLKQLDKDLGVRLFDRVGGRLELSATGRSLLPQARDLLQRADALKIAASFHAQGRLERLTIGAPAVTLTDVVAPFIATLAPDDPTTDVIEVDGSSPGETLLRGADLVIGTVPASTPFHEIPLAVLPVWAYVPGGHPWASAGGVTLHDLLDEPLILLPPAFTARQALDAAVTDKPYRSPIEAANGTVAQALAAAGRGIAIASDDPRFDLIPLAVNLGDRRLSIRLRAVWDSRHPAAATLADFASRLGRFIRARYDAPES, encoded by the coding sequence ATGATGGAGCTACGACATGTCCGCTATTTCGTAGCAACTGCGGAAGCGGGGACCGCCAGTGGGGCGGCCGCGCGCCTGCACCTCACCCAGCCCGGACTGTCCCGGCAACTCAAGCAGCTCGACAAGGACCTCGGGGTGCGGCTGTTCGACCGTGTCGGCGGCCGTCTCGAACTGTCGGCCACCGGGCGCTCACTCCTGCCGCAAGCCCGCGACCTGCTGCAACGGGCTGACGCGCTCAAGATCGCGGCGTCGTTTCACGCACAGGGCCGGTTGGAACGGCTGACCATCGGGGCGCCCGCCGTGACACTGACCGACGTCGTCGCACCGTTCATCGCCACCCTGGCTCCGGACGACCCGACCACCGACGTGATCGAGGTGGACGGCTCGTCACCGGGGGAGACGCTGCTGCGCGGCGCCGATCTGGTGATCGGAACCGTCCCGGCGTCGACCCCGTTCCACGAGATCCCGCTGGCGGTGCTGCCGGTCTGGGCCTACGTGCCGGGCGGCCACCCGTGGGCGTCGGCGGGCGGTGTCACCCTGCACGACCTGCTGGACGAGCCGTTGATCCTGCTGCCGCCGGCGTTCACCGCCCGGCAGGCGCTGGACGCGGCCGTCACCGACAAGCCGTACCGGTCACCGATCGAAGCCGCCAACGGCACGGTGGCCCAAGCCCTGGCCGCCGCTGGCCGGGGCATCGCGATCGCCTCCGACGACCCCCGCTTCGACCTGATCCCCCTGGCCGTGAACCTCGGCGACCGCCGTCTCTCGATCCGGCTCCGGGCCGTCTGGGACTCCCGCCACCCGGCCGCCGCCACCCTCGCCGACTTCGCGAGCCGCCTGGGCCGCTTCATCCGAGCCCGCTACGACGCCCCGGAGTCCTGA